GCGGGCGACAAGGGCGTCGGTGGCGACGGGACGGTGGCCGCCCGAGGCGCGAGGCCACGCCCATCCGGGAGAGGGCCGGAACCGATCAGGCTCCTGCCCCACCCCAGTCGAGAACCAGGCGCGCTCTGTTAGATCAAAGAACAGATCGCTCCGGCGATATGACAGAGCGTGTCAAATCGGCAACTCTCACGGTTGTCTCGTGAAAACCTCAAGTGCGATCTTGATTGCCGACGCGGCGTCACGTCTATCTCGGACATCGCCCGAAGAGGCGAATCTGGGGGCATCATGTCAATCAAGCAGATCAGTGCGGCCGTCCTGATGGCGGTCGGTGTCGGCGCCTGCGGCAGCATCGTCCGGGGCACGACGGAGCCGGTGTCGTTCGTCTCCATTCCGTCGGGCGCGGCGATGACGACGGACAAGAAGTATGCGTGCCCGGTCACGCCGTGCACGCTCGACATCGAGCGCTCGGACGAATTCGTCGCGACCTTCACCAAGCCCGGCTACCAGCCGCACTCGATCCCGGTGCGGACGAAGATCGTCGGCAAGGGCGCGGCGGGCTTCGCCGGCAACGTGCTGGCCGGGGGCATCATCGGCATGGGCGTCGACGCCTATACCGGCGCCGCCATGGACCACGAGCCGAACCCGGTGATCGCGACGATGCGGCCCCAGGGCGGCTCCGTCCCCCACACCCGCCGCCGTCCGGGTCCGAACGAGCCGGGCATGTAGACCCGGCACGATCGCTCGACCCCGCCCCGACGCAGAGAAGGCGCGCCACCCGGCCGGGTGGCGCGCCTTCTTCGTACCGGAGGGGTAGGCCGAAGACCCGATCAGGTATCCATCTTCAGGGCGGCGATGAACGCTTCCTGCGGGATTTCGACCTTGCCGAACTGGCGCATGCGCTTCTTGCCCTCCTTCTGCTTGTCGAGGAGCTTGCGCTTGCGGGAGATGTCGCCGCCGTAGCACTTGGCGGTGACGTCCTTCGACAGGGCCCGGATGGTCTCGCGGGCGATGATCTTGCCGCCGATCGCCGCCTGGACCGGGATCTGGAACAGGTGGCGCGGGATCAAGTCCTTCAGCTTCTCGCACATGGCGCGGCCGCGGCTC
This sequence is a window from Methylobacterium sp. SyP6R. Protein-coding genes within it:
- a CDS encoding translation initiation factor 2 — protein: MSIKQISAAVLMAVGVGACGSIVRGTTEPVSFVSIPSGAAMTTDKKYACPVTPCTLDIERSDEFVATFTKPGYQPHSIPVRTKIVGKGAAGFAGNVLAGGIIGMGVDAYTGAAMDHEPNPVIATMRPQGGSVPHTRRRPGPNEPGM